One Longimicrobium sp. DNA window includes the following coding sequences:
- a CDS encoding IS630 family transposase (programmed frameshift), whose protein sequence is MALAVAITRTDLDSAGLRRTARRERDGAASRRMLALALVLEGHSRAEAARAAGMDRQTLRDWVHRYNAEGLSGLRDRPGERGPKRRLTVAQEAEIADLVRRGPDRAVHGVVRWRRADLARVIAERFGVVLAERSVGDVLRRLGFRRLVTRPQHPGRSAAAQASFQRDFPALVAAALPETARGKPIEVWWQDEARIGQQGTLTRIWAERGSRPAAPKDCRYAWAYLFGAVCPARGVGAGLVLPYANTGAMNLHLVEIGREVSPGAHAVLVLDGAGWHQTGGELNVPPNVTLLRLPPYAPELNPVENLWAFLRSNKLSNRVFDTYDAILDACCEAWNWLMRQPDRITSIATRSWARVNQ, encoded by the exons ATGGCGCTGGCGGTAGCGATCACGCGGACGGATCTGGACTCGGCGGGGCTGCGCCGGACGGCAAGGCGCGAGCGGGACGGGGCGGCCTCGCGGCGGATGCTGGCCTTGGCCCTCGTGCTGGAGGGGCACTCGCGGGCGGAGGCAGCGCGCGCGGCGGGGATGGATCGGCAGACGCTGCGGGACTGGGTGCATCGTTACAACGCGGAGGGCCTGTCGGGACTGCGCGACCGCCCCGGCGAGCGCGGCCCCAAGCGTCGCTTGACGGTCGCACAGGAGGCCGAGATCGCCGACCTTGTCCGGCGCGGCCCCGACCGCGCGGTGCATGGCGTCGTGCGCTGGCGGCGGGCGGACCTCGCGCGCGTCATCGCCGAGCGCTTCGGGGTGGTGCTCGCCGAGCGCAGTGTCGGTGACGTGCTGCGTCGGCTCGGCTTCCGGCGGCTCGTGACGCGGCCGCAGCACCCGGGCCGCAGCGCCGCGGCGCAGGCGTCTT TTCAGCGCGACTTCCCCGCCCTCGTAGCCGCTGCCCTGCCCGAGACCGCACGCGGCAAGCCGATCGAGGTCTGGTGGCAAGACGAGGCCCGCATCGGCCAGCAGGGGACGCTGACGCGGATCTGGGCCGAACGCGGCTCGCGTCCCGCCGCCCCGAAGGATTGCCGCTACGCCTGGGCCTACCTGTTCGGCGCCGTCTGTCCCGCGCGCGGCGTCGGCGCGGGGCTCGTCCTGCCCTATGCCAACACCGGGGCGATGAACCTCCACCTCGTCGAGATCGGTCGCGAGGTCTCCCCCGGCGCGCATGCCGTTCTCGTCCTCGACGGCGCGGGCTGGCATCAGACAGGCGGCGAGTTGAACGTGCCCCCGAACGTCACCCTCCTCCGCCTGCCGCCCTACGCGCCCGAACTGAACCCCGTCGAGAACCTCTGGGCCTTCCTGCGCTCCAACAAGCTCAGCAACCGTGTCTTCGACACCTACGATGCCATCCTCGACGCCTGCTGCGAGGCCTGGAACTGGCTCATGCGCCAGCCCGACCGCATCACCTCCATCGCCACCAGATCATGGGCACGGGTCAACCAATGA